In Truepera sp., the sequence TGCGGGCGCTCAGCTCGACCGTGATGGTCTCGCCGCCGTACTCCTCGGGGATGAGCCCTGCCTGCATGAGGTCCTGCTTGACCTTCTCGACGTTGGCCTGCGGCAGGTCGACCTTGTTGATGGCGACCACGATCGGTACCCCGGCGGCCTTGGCGTGCGCTATCGCCTCGCGCGTCTGCGGCATCACCGAGTCGTCGGCCGCCACCACGATGACCGCGATGTCGGTGGCGTTGGCGCCACGCTGGCGGATGGTGGTGAACGCCTCGTGGCCGGGGGTATCGAGGAAGGTCACGACGCCGTGCGGGGTCTGGGCCTGGTAGGCGCCGATGTGCTGCGTGATGCCGCCCGCCTCGCGCTCCGCCACGCGCGACTTGCGGATGGCGTCGAGCAGTGAGGTCTTGCCGTGGTCGACGTGGCCCATGACGGTCACGACGGGGGCGCGCCGGGGCAGGCTCTCCTTCGCGGGCGCCTTCGCCTTGGACTTGGCGGGCGCCGGTTCTGCCTTGGCCCCCTTGCCGGCGGCGGGTTCCGCGGTGGCGACCTTGCCGGGCTTCGCCGCCTTGGCGGCCTTCGCCTCGGGCGTTAGCTTCGCCGCTGCCGCCTCGGGCTTCTCGGCGGCGGGCGCGGGCGACTCTACTGCCGTAGCGGTGTCACCCGCGACGAGCTGGCGCACCGTGTCGGCCGTTTCGGCGTCGAGGGTGCTGGAGTGGGACTTGTACTCCACGCCGATCTCGTCGAGGATCGCCAGCAGGGCCTTGTTCTCTATCCCAAGGTCCCTGGCTAGCTGGTAGATTCGGACTTTCTCTGACATTCAAGCCTCCGAGGCGGGGTTCCCCGCGGTGCCTGGGGCGGTTCGGGGAGTGTGTGGGGGGAGGGCTGCTAGGAGCCCCCTCACCTGCTGCGCGTGGCCCTTGAAGGCCTGGCGCAGGCGTTTCTCGTTAGGTTCGGCGGCGCATTCGGCACAGATCCAGGTGCCACGCCCACCGAGCCTGCGGCCGGGGTCGAGCCGGTAGCCGTCGTCTTGCCTGACCAGCCGCAACAGTTGCGACTGGGGCGCCACCTTGCGGCAGACGGCGCAGCGGCGTAGTGGGACGTGGCGGGTGCGGGCCTCGGCCGTCATCGGAACGCTCAGTTCTCCCCTTCGTCGGTGCCCGAGCGCACGGCTGCTTCTTCTTCGGCCTCGGAGGCCGCCGGCTCCGGCGCTGCCCCCGACCCGGTGGTGGCCCCTTCCGCCGTCCCCTCCGCCTGCTCCGACGCCTGGCTGAAGAGGGCGTCGAACGCGGAGTGGGTGCGTTCGGGTTGGGCCGTGTCGGCGCTCCTGGAAGCAGCGGCCTGGAAGGCGGCGTCGAAGTCGGACACCGATTCCGAGCCCTGCAGGTCGATCTTGTAACCGGTCAGCTTCGCCGCCAGGCGGACGTTCTGGCCCGACTTGCCGATGGCCAGCGAGAGCTGGTCGGAGCCGACGATCACCCGCGCCGCCTTGGCCTCGGTGTCTATCTCTATGCTCCCGACCTTGGCGGGCGACAGGGCGTTGCGGATGAACTCGCGGGGGTTCGAGTCGTACTGGATTATGTCCACCCGCTCGCGCTGCAACTCCGCGGTGACGGCCTGGATGCGGCTGCCGCGGTGGCCGATGCAGGCGCCGATCGGGTCGACGTTGGGGTTGTTGGAGCTGACGGCGACCTTGGAGCGCTGGCCGGCCTCGCGGGCGATGGCCCGCAGCTCGACCGTTCCGTCGGCCACCTCGGGGATCTCCTGGCGCATGAGGTACTCGAGCAACTCGGGTGCGGCGCGAGACACGTGGATTGAAGGGCCGCGGGGGCTCAGTTCGACGTTCTGCACGTAGACCTTGAGGCGCATGCCGACCATGTAGCGTTCGCCCTGGATCTGTTCCTTGGCGGGCATGATGGCCTCGCCGCGGCCCAGGTCCACGAAGACGTTGCGCTTGTTGTCGGTGCGGGCCACGACGCCGGTCATGATGTCGCCGGCACGGTCCTTGTACTCCTCGAAGACGTACTCGCGCTCGGCCTCGCGGATCTTCTGCGTGATCACCTGCTTGGTGGTCTGCACCGCGATGCGCGTGAACTTCTCCGGGTCGACCGGGAACTCCATCTCCATGCCCACCTCGACCTCGTCGTCGAGGTCGAGGGCGTCCGCCAGGAGGATC encodes:
- a CDS encoding DUF448 domain-containing protein; its protein translation is MTAEARTRHVPLRRCAVCRKVAPQSQLLRLVRQDDGYRLDPGRRLGGRGTWICAECAAEPNEKRLRQAFKGHAQQVRGLLAALPPHTPRTAPGTAGNPASEA
- the nusA gene encoding transcription termination factor NusA; this translates as MNKEFVDALNLLAAERNLDKEKLLTDLEDALSQAFERNVMPGHQIEVDLDPESGEMDIMIIRRVVETVEDEAKEILLADALDLDDEVEVGMEMEFPVDPEKFTRIAVQTTKQVITQKIREAEREYVFEEYKDRAGDIMTGVVARTDNKRNVFVDLGRGEAIMPAKEQIQGERYMVGMRLKVYVQNVELSPRGPSIHVSRAAPELLEYLMRQEIPEVADGTVELRAIAREAGQRSKVAVSSNNPNVDPIGACIGHRGSRIQAVTAELQRERVDIIQYDSNPREFIRNALSPAKVGSIEIDTEAKAARVIVGSDQLSLAIGKSGQNVRLAAKLTGYKIDLQGSESVSDFDAAFQAAASRSADTAQPERTHSAFDALFSQASEQAEGTAEGATTGSGAAPEPAASEAEEEAAVRSGTDEGEN